The genome window AATGCCTGCTATGTTAAAAGGATTTATTGACAGGGTATTTTCGCATGGATTTGCGTTTCAAATTACTGAAAATGGGCCTGTTGGTTTATTGAAAGGAAAAACCGCACAGGTGTATATGAATACCAATCATCCGAGTGAATATTATGCCGAAACCCTGATGCACAAAGCCCAATTAAGAGTTATTGAGCAAGGTGTTTTTGAATTTTGTGGCATTCAAACCGAAACTACTTTTTTTGGAAATGTTATTAGCGGAACGGATGAATTAAGAAAAAGTTATTTAGAAAGTATTAAATAAAAGCTTTATGCATAAATATTTAACAAGCATTGCCCTCATAATAGGATTTTTCGGTACCTTAATAGCTCAAAATATTCCAGTAATCAAAAACGATAGTATGACTTTTCAAAACGTAAAAACAGAATCTGTAAACGTAGATGGAACTCTATTTTATTATAGAAAACTTGGCACGAGTACTGA of Flavobacterium marginilacus contains these proteins:
- a CDS encoding NAD(P)H-dependent oxidoreductase codes for the protein MKHLIIYSHLNPASFTKAIVDVVAQKATAQGEEVRIIDLYSDKFNPVLEMPDIEFMFMGKEIPNDVAHYQEMITWADHLTIVYPMWWAQMPAMLKGFIDRVFSHGFAFQITENGPVGLLKGKTAQVYMNTNHPSEYYAETLMHKAQLRVIEQGVFEFCGIQTETTFFGNVISGTDELRKSYLESIK